The proteins below are encoded in one region of Pseudomonadota bacterium:
- a CDS encoding phenylacetate--CoA ligase family protein, with protein sequence ANEHRALGRETIFEIVDDSDRPITEAGVEGRVVVTNLTRLLMPIVRYPAGDRAMWAEPEAGPPDRRFVLLGRSEEAARIGPMSLYYDDARAALAPFAEALRIAGCQMVIRHRELKDELVLRVGAAADAADCAAAEPVITERLYHERHLFPDLVSGDKIWPLAFEWVTPGALAINTRTGKLRRVIDERHAVKA encoded by the coding sequence GCCAACGAGCACCGCGCCCTCGGCCGCGAGACCATCTTTGAGATCGTCGACGACAGTGATCGCCCCATCACCGAGGCCGGCGTCGAGGGCCGCGTTGTGGTGACGAACCTCACCCGCCTGCTCATGCCCATCGTTCGCTACCCCGCCGGTGATCGTGCCATGTGGGCCGAGCCGGAGGCCGGCCCGCCGGATCGCAGGTTCGTGCTGCTCGGCCGCTCAGAAGAGGCCGCGCGCATCGGCCCCATGTCGCTCTACTACGATGATGCCCGCGCCGCCCTCGCTCCCTTCGCCGAAGCGCTGCGAATCGCCGGCTGCCAGATGGTCATCCGACATCGCGAGCTCAAAGACGAGCTGGTGCTGCGCGTCGGCGCCGCGGCCGACGCCGCCGACTGCGCCGCGGCCGAGCCCGTGATCACCGAGCGCCTCTACCACGAGCGCCACCTCTTCCCTGATCTGGTGAGCGGAGACAAGATCTGGCCCCTGGCGTTCGAATGGGTCACGCCCGGCGCGCTCGCCATCAATACCCGCACGGGCAAGCTGCGGCGGGTCATCGATGAGCGCCACGCGGTGAAGGCGTGA